The Candidatus Neomarinimicrobiota bacterium genome contains the following window.
CTGAGATTGCTTCGTCGTTTCACTCCTCGCAAAGACAAAAGAAGTATACTAACCCAAGACCCCTGCAAGCGCTTTGAGTGGGTCAACTGCTTCAAGGTTCTTGACAATGGCTTCAATAAATTTTCCACCCATGGCACCATCTACCAGACGATGGTCAAAGCCCAAGGTAAAGGTACAAATTTGTCTGATGGCAATTTCATCACCAGAATCAGTTTCAATGACCACGGGCCTCTTCTTGATTGCGCCGACACCGAGAATAGCCACATTGGGTTGATTGATGATGGGATAGCCCGCCAGATTACCAAATACGCCAAAATTTGTGATAGAGAAGGTGGCTCCCTCAAGGTCATCCAGGGTCAGTTTCTTGTTGCGAGCCTTAGTGACAATTTCTGAGATATCATCCGAGATTTGTAATAGTGATTTATCTTCAGCATTGCGAACCGGGGGAACCACCAGTCCATTACCAACTGCTACAGCAATCCCCACATTCAAATGTTTGTGCCGAATGATCTGAGCACCATCCAGAGATGAGTTGATCAAGGGGAACTCCAGCAGCGCATCCCGGACTGCCATGGCGATGAAATGTGTGACCGTTAGAGAATGACCCGTCTTGGTTTTGAATGCTGCATTGTTCTCAGCAATAAAAGTCATGAGGAGAGTCATGTCAGCTTCACTGACCACATATACATGGGCTGATGTGTCGATACTGTTACGCATGTGTTTGGCAATACTTTTACGCATGGAATCCATCTCAATGATCTCAATATCTTCTGGATTCATTTTCTCGGCCAGGCCGGTTACTTCCAGGCCTGTTATTGTTGCTGGTTGGGAACTGCCACCCCCACGCGTCTCGATATAAAAAAGAACATCACTTTTGGAAACTCGGCCTCGAAAACCACTACCGGGAATCCGTTGTAACTCTTCTGGTTGGATACCCTCCTTCACTGCAATACTGCGAACCAGGGGTGAATAAAAACGATCATCGCCAAAGGACACTTGGGGGGATTGGTGAGTGGATACCTGTGGGGTTGTTGCATGCAACGACGCTACAGGCGATTCGGCGTCATTTTTTTTTGAAGGGGCAGTGACCTTGACATCGTCCGAGGTTTCCACCCGAGCGATCACCGTATCGACATCATAGGTTTTATTGATTTCTCCAATGACCTCAACCACAGTTCCACCCACTGGTGATGGAATTTCAGAATCAACTTTATCTGTGGCGATTTCCAGTAGGATTTCGTCTTTATCGATAGATTCTCCCACCTGCTTTTTCCACTCCAGAACGGTCCCCTCTGTGAGAGATTCACCCATCTTTGGCATGACTATATCGAAGATCATCTAAATACCTTTTTTAACCGCGAATTACGCGAATGTCGCTAATTGTTTTGACGCCTTAATACTCTAGTAATCTTTTTGCTGCCTGGTGGATGTCTTTCGTTTGGGGAAGGACTTCATCTTCCAGATCCCAGTTGAAGGGTACCGGGCTGTCTTTGGCAGCAACCCTCAAAACCGGGCCATCTAACAACTCAAAGAATTCTTCGGCTATGATAGCTGCTATTTCAGCACCGGGACCAGCAGTCAACGTATCTTCATAGACAACCAATGCTTTGCCAGACTTCCGCAAGGATTTGCCAATAGTCGCCTTGTCCAGAGGACTCAACGTTCGTAGATCAATTACCTCGATTGAAGCACCATGGCTTTTCTCTAATTGCTTGGCAGCTTCAATTGATTTATAAACCATCATACCATAAGTGACAATGGTTAGGTCAAATCCTTCACGGACTATTGCAGCCTCACCGAAAGCTAGTAAATAATTGGCATCTGGCTCAGGACGCTTGGCAAAACCCTGACGATACATGCCTTTATGTTCCAGGAACAGCACTGGGTCATCAATGCGGCAGGCGTATTTCAATAGACCTTTTGCATCGGCTGCATTGGATGGATATACAATGTGAATCCCCGGCAGATGCATGAAGAAGCCCTCAATACTCTGACTATGGCATAGTCCACCATGGATATATCCACCAACTGGAACCCGCATAACAAGGGGAGATGTATACGTATTGTTGCTTCTATAGCGAACGGTGGCCACCTCGTTGCGAATCTGCATCATGGCGGTCCAGATATAATCTCCAAACTGGATTTCCACCACAGGCTTCAAACCAGCCACTGCAGCGCCAAAAGCGGTACCAACAATGGAGGCTTCAGCCAGCGGAGAATTAAAAACCCGCTCCACTCCAAAGGCTGTTGATAATCCTTTTGTCGCAGTGAAAACACCACCTTTTCCATCGGCTACATCCTGACCATAAATGATCATTCTATCGTTATGGGCCATCTCTTCATGTAGCGCATGGTTAATTGCATCGACGATGACAATATCTTCACCGATTGTTGCGGATTCACGTTGCTCAATATTCTGGGGAGATTCATCTAATATATGAGTGGTTGCCTCTGATTTATCAGGGAAAGGAGCAGTTTGTGCTTGCTCTGCTACTTCATCCACTTCCACGATCACTTCATCCCATACAGCTTGAAATTCGTCAGATGTGATAATCCCATCATCCTCACAATATTTACGAAATTTCTCAATGGGATCACGTTTTTGTTCTTCTGCCAGCTCGGCAGCATCGCGGTATTTACGATGATCATCTGAAGAGGAGTGGGGAAACAGGCGCACCACATTGGAAACAACCAGTGCCGGACCATCTCCAGCCCGAATATCCTTAATCGCTTTTTCAAAGGTTTTGAACGCTGAAAAGAAGTCTGTTCCGTCCGTTTCAAACCGATTCAGATTACGGTAGCCTCCCACCATATCATAGACTGATCCACCAGCCATTTGGGAAGCCTTGGGAACTGAAATAGCATAACCATTATCTTCAATATGAAAGAGAACCGGTAGCTTTTCACGGCTGGCCCAGTTCAGCGCTTCGTGGAATTCACCCTGACTGGTCGTACCCTCTCCAGAGGAAACATAGACCAGGGCGTTGTGCCCGGCTTTACGAGCGGCGATTGCAGTTCCAACAGCCTGAAGATACTGGGTGCCGGTGGGACTGGACTGAGATACAATATTCAGTTTTTTGCTGCCGTAATGCTGGGGAAGTTGACGACCGGCTGAGCCAGGATCATCCTGTTTGGCTAAAAATCCCAGAAAAAGGTCGGCTTGCGTCATACCAAGACTCAAAACCAAAGCTTGATCACGATAATAGGGGTAAAACCAATCACTCCCCGGATTCAGGTTCATGGCACAGGCTATCTGGGCTCCTTCGTGACCGCCTGCTCCAATATGGAAAAATGACTTCCCCTGCCGTAGCAAGGTTAGCATTTTCTCATCCAAACGGCGTGAGGTTGCCATGGCCTTGAAAATATTAATCAGTTGTGTTTTATTATATCCCTGAAAGGTTGCCGACACGCAAAACCTCCATTATAAATCAATAATATCGTCGAATTCAAAAACCTTTTGAAAAGCACTGGTCAGGATGGGAATCACTTCTGCTACCTTGATGTCTCGACCCAGAATCTCTTGCAAGCTAACCACGCCTTTGCCCTTTATACCACAGGGGATCATGCCCTGGAAATATGACATATCCGGTCCCACATTCAAGGCAAATCCATGCATGGTTACCCAGCGGGAAAGGCGAACCCCCATGGCACATATTTTCCGATCGCCCACCCAAACTCCGGTCATGCCAGAAAGACGTTCTCCGCTTATAGCATAGTGTTCCAGAGTCTGAATGATCACTTCTTCCAGATTGCGCATATACCAGCTCACGCTTTTTTTGTGATCTTCCAAATTGATAATCGGATAGCCAACCAATTGACCGGGTCCGTGCCAGGTGATATCGCCTCCACGATCACTTTGGATTACCTCAGCATCTCGCGGATCGATCAAGTTGGCTTGACCTGCATTTTTGCCAAAAGTATACACTGGGGGATGTTCCAAAAGGATCAGAGTATCAGGGATTTCATCAGCCAGCCGCTGAGCGTGTTTTGCACGCTGAAATTCCAGGGCTTCAGCATAAGGTACCAGACCTTGACTTATTAATTCTAAATTCACCATCAACCCTTAAAAGGTTAATCCCAACATTCCGGGAAGCGCCTTAGAACAACACTACCATAGGCTTCGTTAATATCTAACATTAGCATTGATGGTTTTCCCACATTCTTGGGATGACAAGTTTTGAAGATAATCGATCTGTTTTAGAGGTGAATTCCACGATCTAGAGCTACACCGGATGCTTCCATGATCATCTCTGATAAAGTGGGGTGAGCGTGAATCGTTTCCAAAACCGCTTCATGGGTGGCCTCCAAAGATCTTGCAATACCGATTTCCGCTATAAGTTCAGTGGCTTCAGCGCCGATAATGTGAGCACCTAATAATTCGCCATATTTAGCATCATAGATCAGCTTTGTAAAGCCGTCTGTGTCTCCGGATGCCATGGCTTTTCCTGAAGCCCGGTATGGAAATTTACCAATTTTAAGCTTGTAACCTGCCTCCCTGGCCGCTTTTTCCGTCATTCCGATTGAAGCCACTTGAGGGGTGCAGTAGGTGCAGCCCGGCACATTATTATAATGCATGGGTTTGACATTCAGGCCTGCCAAATGCTCCACCGCTGTAATTCCTTCATGAGAAGCTACGTGAGCTAACCAGGGTGGTCCAGAGACGTCGCCAATGGCATAAATTCCAGATGCGCTGGTCTGCATGAAGTGGTTGGTTTTGATCCAACCGTTTTCGAGAATTACACCTGCGGATTCCAGTCCCAAATCTTCTGTATTTCCCTGAACGCCAATGGCTACCAATACTTTATCAGCTTCCAGTTGCTGTTTTTCTCCTGCTTTGTCCTTGACAGTTATAGTGGCTTTTTCATCATCAACGGAAACTTGTTCAACCGTGGTTTCCAATAAAGCTTTAATCTTTTTACGCTTGAATAGTTTCTGCAGCTCTCTGGAAACCTCTTCATCTTCAACGGGAAGCAGGTGAGGCAGCATTTCCACCATGGTAACCCGAGAGCCCATGGCAGCATAAAAATCGGCAAACTCAACCCCTATGGCACCAGCTCCTACTACCAGTAGTTTCTCTGGAATGGCTTCCAGGCTCAAGGCCTCTTTAGATGAAATGATGGTTTTTCCATCAAAGGGAGTGTTTGGCAGGGGTCGCGGGCGAGCGCCTGTTCCGATTATAATATTTTCGGCGCTGATCTGAGTCTGTCCATCTATCAGGATTTGCTGTTCCCCCAGAAGCATTGCATCACCTTCAATGACCTCTACCCCATTTTTTTTCATTAGAAAACCAACACCTTTTGAGAGAGATTCTGCAACTTGTCGAGAACGCTTGATCACAGCGAAAAAATCAACTTCTACAGAACTGACCCTTACGCCGTATTTTTTTGCTTTCTGAGCAGACCGCAATACCTCGGCACTTTTTAGAAGAGCTTTGGTGGGAATGCAGCCCCAATTCAGGCAAATTCCACCCAGGGCGGCCCGCTCTATGATCACGGTTTTCTTGCCTAATTGAGCGGCGCGTATAGCAGCCACATATCCACCGGGACCGCCGCCAATGATCGCTACTTCGTAGTGTGTTGTGCTCATCTCTAGAGTCCTTTATTATGGACCCTGCGAGAGCTTGAGGCTTTCGCAAGGTGTTTTCTCAGTTCTTCTAATTTTTCAATAGTGCCTATATCAATCCAGTACGCATCATCCATAGGGTGCATGGCGATTTTTTCACCTGCTTGAGCGGCTTTCAGGTATATGGGAATTGTTGAAAATGCAGCTCCAAAATCAGGCATATAATCGAAGATAGCGGGAGACATCACTTGAATTCCGTTAAAGGCTTTGGTTTGATACTCCCCATCATTCCAGGAAATCTCTTCACTGGTTTTTCGGTTTTCCCAACCACATAGCAATCCGGCAGAATTAAATCTCAAGTAGCGGGAAGTTTTCCGGTCAGCCACCGCTAACGTTGCCAGATTTTTACTTTCTAAATGGGAAATCACCATGGTCCTTAGATCCAGGTCGGTATAAATATCACTGTTACAGACAATGAATGCTTCTTCATCACGAAAATGATCCTGAGCTAAAAGCAAGCCCCCGCCCGTTTCCATCAGTTCGGCTTCCTCTGAGATATGGATATCAATTCCAAAATTATGTTCATGAACAAAATCAATGATCTGCTGCCCATAATGATGGGTGTTGATCACAATTGTCGTGACCCCGTTCTTTATCAGGTGTTGAATATTATGTTCCAGCAAGGTGATATTATCAGCTGTAACCAGACATTTGGGATGCCGATCTGTGAGGGGCTTTAAGCGGGTGCCTTTTCCGGCGGCAAAGAGCATGGCTTTCATAATAATATCCGAGAAATTATGTTTTTAAGCATTTTGACCCCCTGGGCATGAAATCGTCATGTCCTCTGGACTCGCGAAGACATTATCCAAAACATTTTGTATCACCCTAACTCTCGGTGACTGAGGACGACATCAATATCATGGGTTTCTTTCAGGTGGGCGGCCAATCGGTTTGCTGAATGAACCGATCGATGCTGGCCACCGGTACAACCGAAGCTTATCATGAGATCCGTGAAATTCTGTTCCTCATAACTGGTGACCGCGTCATCAACCATAGTAAATACCCGTTTTAACCAACGATCCATATCAGGTTTATCGGCAAACCAGTCGATAACAGATTGATCGTTAGCGGATAATTTTTTATAGGCAATCTCTCTGCCGGGATTGGGCAAAAAGCGACAGTCAAAGACAAATCCACCACCATGTCCGCGATCATCAACTGGCACACCGTGCTTATAAGAAAAGCTGGATACGCGCACTTTTAAACGCAGATTGGCTTTACCGAAATCCCTTAGAACCGAGGAGCGAATCAACTGCTGAAAGACATCCATCATAACTGGAATCTCAATGGGTAGATCCACTTTCCGCACGAGATATTCCAGATTTCGAATAGCGTAGGGGATGCTCTGGAGAAAATGGGTCTTGCGTTCATAGAAACCCCGATAACCATAGGCTCCCATGGCTTGCATAATACGGATAAAAACGAAACCGTAATAGTGCTTGGTAAAAACCTCTCTGTCAATGGGGGTCAATTTTCTAACAGCCTCCAGATAGTGTTCCAGAAGATGTTCTCTAACCTTAAAGGGTAAATCTGCCTTGGCATCGAAGAGCAGAGAAGCAATATCATACTGAAGTGCCCCTTTGCGACCGCCCTGGTAATCAATGAACCAGGGTTGATCATCTTTGAGCATGATGTTGCGGGATTGAAAATCGCGATATAGAAAGTTTTGACCATCTGCCTCAAGTAAAAAATCAGTGAATGTTTTAAAGTCTTGTTCCAGTTGTTGTTCATTAAAGCGAATATGAGCCAATTTAAGGAAGTAATACTTAAAATAATTTAGATCCCACATCATGGACTGACGATCAAAACTGTGGTGGGGATACGATTTCGAATAATCCAAGCCCGCGCCACCTCTAATCTGGAATTCCGGAAGCCGTTCTACCACTTGTTCATAGGTCGTGATCAATTCACGAGGAAAATCCGGTTTTCCCTGGCGAACTTTTAGAAGGTAATCAAAAAGAGTGACATCGCCCAGATCCTGCTGCAGATAGATGTGTCGGTCCAGGTCTTCGGCATAGATCACGGGGACGGCCAGATCTTTGGCGTGAAAATGATTGGAAAAAGCAATAAATGCCTCGTTTTCAAGTCGGTCCATATTTTTGGCGCCGATAACAGATCGTGAGGCACTGGTAATCCTAAAATATTCACGATTCGAACCATGGGCTGCCAGAGGCTTAATTTCAGTAGGGGTCTCTTTGAAATGATCTTCGAATAGTTTTTTCAGGTTTTCAGGCATAGTTTCTCTCATATAATAATACTTTTAAAAGCCTTGCCACAGAGCACGCTGAGCGCACAGAGGTTTTTTGTGGCAACATCTAGTTTTCCATTTTTCGTCTTTGCGAGGAGTGAAACGACTGCTTGCCGCGGCGTAGTCTGTAAGATATAGACGGGTGGCAATTTCAAGTTTTTCGGAGATCGCCGCATAGCATTTAATCTGAGTGACATCGAAGGGCTCGCAAAAAACCAGTCTACAGCTACTTCCATCTATATATTCACTCCGTGTCCTCTATGGTTAATGCTTTTTTTATAAATTTTTCATGCTGATGATACTCAGGAATTCTGCTCTGGTCTCAGCTTCATCGTGAAATTCTCCCAGCATGGCTGAAGTTGTGGCAAATGAGTTCTGTTTTTCTACCCCGCGCATCTGCATACAAAGATGGCGACCTTCAAGAACAACAGCAACACCGGCTGGGTCCAGTAGGTTCTTCAGCGCTTCGGCTACCTGGTGGGTGATCCGTTCCTGAATCTGTAACCGACGAGAATACATTTCCAGAATCCGTGGAATCTTGGATAGTCCGATGACCTTACCTCTTGGAAGATAGGCAACATGAGCTTTTCCAAAGAAAGGCAGCATGTGATGCTCACACATACTGAAGAACTCAATATCCCGCACGACGACCATATCGGAGCATTCATCTTCGAAAATGGCATCATTTAAT
Protein-coding sequences here:
- a CDS encoding dihydrolipoamide acetyltransferase family protein, whose translation is MIFDIVMPKMGESLTEGTVLEWKKQVGESIDKDEILLEIATDKVDSEIPSPVGGTVVEVIGEINKTYDVDTVIARVETSDDVKVTAPSKKNDAESPVASLHATTPQVSTHQSPQVSFGDDRFYSPLVRSIAVKEGIQPEELQRIPGSGFRGRVSKSDVLFYIETRGGGSSQPATITGLEVTGLAEKMNPEDIEIIEMDSMRKSIAKHMRNSIDTSAHVYVVSEADMTLLMTFIAENNAAFKTKTGHSLTVTHFIAMAVRDALLEFPLINSSLDGAQIIRHKHLNVGIAVAVGNGLVVPPVRNAEDKSLLQISDDISEIVTKARNKKLTLDDLEGATFSITNFGVFGNLAGYPIINQPNVAILGVGAIKKRPVVIETDSGDEIAIRQICTFTLGFDHRLVDGAMGGKFIEAIVKNLEAVDPLKALAGVLG
- a CDS encoding nucleotidyltransferase family protein — protein: MKAMLFAAGKGTRLKPLTDRHPKCLVTADNITLLEHNIQHLIKNGVTTIVINTHHYGQQIIDFVHEHNFGIDIHISEEAELMETGGGLLLAQDHFRDEEAFIVCNSDIYTDLDLRTMVISHLESKNLATLAVADRKTSRYLRFNSAGLLCGWENRKTSEEISWNDGEYQTKAFNGIQVMSPAIFDYMPDFGAAFSTIPIYLKAAQAGEKIAMHPMDDAYWIDIGTIEKLEELRKHLAKASSSRRVHNKGL
- the folE gene encoding GTP cyclohydrolase I FolE, whose product is MVDISKLENITHQLLTEIGEDPEREGLVKTPHRVAKAWKFISRGYEQTLEEVLNDAIFEDECSDMVVVRDIEFFSMCEHHMLPFFGKAHVAYLPRGKVIGLSKIPRILEMYSRRLQIQERITHQVAEALKNLLDPAGVAVVLEGRHLCMQMRGVEKQNSFATTSAMLGEFHDEAETRAEFLSIISMKNL
- a CDS encoding RNase adapter RapZ, producing MPENLKKLFEDHFKETPTEIKPLAAHGSNREYFRITSASRSVIGAKNMDRLENEAFIAFSNHFHAKDLAVPVIYAEDLDRHIYLQQDLGDVTLFDYLLKVRQGKPDFPRELITTYEQVVERLPEFQIRGGAGLDYSKSYPHHSFDRQSMMWDLNYFKYYFLKLAHIRFNEQQLEQDFKTFTDFLLEADGQNFLYRDFQSRNIMLKDDQPWFIDYQGGRKGALQYDIASLLFDAKADLPFKVREHLLEHYLEAVRKLTPIDREVFTKHYYGFVFIRIMQAMGAYGYRGFYERKTHFLQSIPYAIRNLEYLVRKVDLPIEIPVMMDVFQQLIRSSVLRDFGKANLRLKVRVSSFSYKHGVPVDDRGHGGGFVFDCRFLPNPGREIAYKKLSANDQSVIDWFADKPDMDRWLKRVFTMVDDAVTSYEEQNFTDLMISFGCTGGQHRSVHSANRLAAHLKETHDIDVVLSHRELG
- the lpdA gene encoding dihydrolipoyl dehydrogenase; its protein translation is MSTTHYEVAIIGGGPGGYVAAIRAAQLGKKTVIIERAALGGICLNWGCIPTKALLKSAEVLRSAQKAKKYGVRVSSVEVDFFAVIKRSRQVAESLSKGVGFLMKKNGVEVIEGDAMLLGEQQILIDGQTQISAENIIIGTGARPRPLPNTPFDGKTIISSKEALSLEAIPEKLLVVGAGAIGVEFADFYAAMGSRVTMVEMLPHLLPVEDEEVSRELQKLFKRKKIKALLETTVEQVSVDDEKATITVKDKAGEKQQLEADKVLVAIGVQGNTEDLGLESAGVILENGWIKTNHFMQTSASGIYAIGDVSGPPWLAHVASHEGITAVEHLAGLNVKPMHYNNVPGCTYCTPQVASIGMTEKAAREAGYKLKIGKFPYRASGKAMASGDTDGFTKLIYDAKYGELLGAHIIGAEATELIAEIGIARSLEATHEAVLETIHAHPTLSEMIMEASGVALDRGIHL
- the lipB gene encoding lipoyl(octanoyl) transferase LipB, encoding MVNLELISQGLVPYAEALEFQRAKHAQRLADEIPDTLILLEHPPVYTFGKNAGQANLIDPRDAEVIQSDRGGDITWHGPGQLVGYPIINLEDHKKSVSWYMRNLEEVIIQTLEHYAISGERLSGMTGVWVGDRKICAMGVRLSRWVTMHGFALNVGPDMSYFQGMIPCGIKGKGVVSLQEILGRDIKVAEVIPILTSAFQKVFEFDDIIDL
- a CDS encoding thiamine pyrophosphate-dependent enzyme, yielding MSATFQGYNKTQLINIFKAMATSRRLDEKMLTLLRQGKSFFHIGAGGHEGAQIACAMNLNPGSDWFYPYYRDQALVLSLGMTQADLFLGFLAKQDDPGSAGRQLPQHYGSKKLNIVSQSSPTGTQYLQAVGTAIAARKAGHNALVYVSSGEGTTSQGEFHEALNWASREKLPVLFHIEDNGYAISVPKASQMAGGSVYDMVGGYRNLNRFETDGTDFFSAFKTFEKAIKDIRAGDGPALVVSNVVRLFPHSSSDDHRKYRDAAELAEEQKRDPIEKFRKYCEDDGIITSDEFQAVWDEVIVEVDEVAEQAQTAPFPDKSEATTHILDESPQNIEQRESATIGEDIVIVDAINHALHEEMAHNDRMIIYGQDVADGKGGVFTATKGLSTAFGVERVFNSPLAEASIVGTAFGAAVAGLKPVVEIQFGDYIWTAMMQIRNEVATVRYRSNNTYTSPLVMRVPVGGYIHGGLCHSQSIEGFFMHLPGIHIVYPSNAADAKGLLKYACRIDDPVLFLEHKGMYRQGFAKRPEPDANYLLAFGEAAIVREGFDLTIVTYGMMVYKSIEAAKQLEKSHGASIEVIDLRTLSPLDKATIGKSLRKSGKALVVYEDTLTAGPGAEIAAIIAEEFFELLDGPVLRVAAKDSPVPFNWDLEDEVLPQTKDIHQAAKRLLEY